The sequence below is a genomic window from Mycobacteroides abscessus ATCC 19977.
CAAGGTACGGGCAATCGACGATGTCCTCGTTCTGGCAGCACAGCAAGTGGTTCAGATAGTCGCGTGCACGATGTAGTCGTTCGATCCGGGCCGATATCTCGGCCACCTGTCCGGTCACCGCGCTGCGCCAGGTATCCGGTTGTGCCGAATGCGATGTCACGATGGCGGCCTGCCGTAGCGGCATCATTCCGGTGATGCAGCACAGGTAGGCGATACCGATGCATCGTAGATCCCGTTCGGTATATGTGCGGCGGCCGCTGTGCTGCGCTGGCGAACTGAGAACGCCCTGTTTCTCCCACCACCGCAGTGTGGACGGCGCCACGTCGTACAGCGCGGCCGCCTCGCCGATGTTCACCGTGGGTTCCGCAATCGCGGGTCTCGACATCAAGCTCACTTCACCATTGAAACTTAGGTAACCCTAACTTGCAAGGGGTTTCTTGCCGTAACCTCTCGGGTCAGAACAGCTAGCCCAGCAGTGACCGGCCTAGATAGCCGTCCTCCGTGGTGCCTGGTGGCATGACGAACACGGCAGAACCGACTGCGGTGTTCCATTGGTTGAACTCGTCTT
It includes:
- a CDS encoding MerR family transcriptional regulator encodes the protein MSRPAIAEPTVNIGEAAALYDVAPSTLRWWEKQGVLSSPAQHSGRRTYTERDLRCIGIAYLCCITGMMPLRQAAIVTSHSAQPDTWRSAVTGQVAEISARIERLHRARDYLNHLLCCQNEDIVDCPYLDGELRLRTPRGRAPGANLISAARSAGYESTPARDETAAGQPGRCGFCGGQLSSHAKGRPQRYCSPACKQRAYRHRHGMK